One Fusarium oxysporum f. sp. lycopersici 4287 chromosome 8, whole genome shotgun sequence genomic region harbors:
- a CDS encoding alcohol dehydrogenase, translated as MDKALQAGLSAETAGANVLPTSYCPEPSSRVEFPSPQKPVKASHICIGAWSWGDKSTWQWDEKQLPDVILAWKTLYEAGINFIDTAEAYGDGESERIIGELVKNIPRESIVIQTKYFSTPLKAANFIHPVDAPIKSLKASLQRMNLDYVDIYLVHGPIHPQSIATIAEGMAQCVEQGLAHSIGVANYDVEDVQKINDELAKFNIPLATNQCEYNILRRYPELTGNIEKCKASGMIFQSYSSLAQGRLTGKYTKDNPPPKSHRFSSYKMEDLEPVLETLQRVAERRRKSIAAVALNYNISKGVLPVVGIRNVEQAKCAIEALGWRLTDSEMAEIDKVSIIGDKTVLWQQG; from the exons ATGGATAAAGCACTACAAGCTGGCCTTTCAGCAG AAACTGCTGGTGCCAACGTTCTTCCTACATCATACTGCCCAGAACCTAGTTCTCGTGTTGAGTTTCCGAGTCCTCAAAAGCCCGTAAAGGCTTCGCATATCTGTATTGGCGCTTGGTCGTGGGGCGACAAGTCTACATGGCAGTGGGATGAGAAACAGCTTCCTGATGTCATCTTGGCTTGGAAGACGCTATATGAAGCTGGTATCAATTTTATAGACACAGCTGAGGCATACGGTGACGGAGAGAGTGAGAGGATAATCGGAGAACTCGTCAAGAATATTCCTCGCGAAAGCATTGTTATACAGACGAAATACTTCAGCACTCCTCTGAAGGCTGCCAACTTTATACATCCCGTCGACGCGCCCATTAAGAGTCTCAAGGCCAGTCTTCAGCGCATGAACCTCGATTACGTCGACATTTACCTAGTCCACGGCCCAATTCATCCGCAAAGCATCGCCACTATTGCCGAAGGTATGGCTCAATGCGTTGAACAAGGCCTCGCCCATTCAATTGGCGTAGCCAACTATGATGTTGAAGACGTTCAGAAGATCAATGACGAGCTTGCAAAGTTCAACATTCCTCTCGCGACCAATCAATGCGAGTATAACATCCTCCGTCGCTACCCCGAACTCACCGGCAACATCGAGAAGTGCAAAGCTAGCGGCATGATATTCCAGTCATATTCATCTTTAGCCCAGGGTCGATTGACTGGCAAGTACACCAAGGATAACCCGCCGCCCAAGTCACACCGTTTCAGCAGCTATAAGATGGAAGACCTTGAGCCTGTACTTGAGACTTTGCAGAGAGTTGCTGAGAGACGACGCAAGAGTATTGCCGCTGTTGCGTTGAACTATAATATCAGCAAAGGGGTCCTGCCTGTTGTTGGAATCAGGAACGTTGAGCAGGCGAAGTGTGCTATTGAGGCCCTTGGATGGAGACTTACGGATAGTGAGATGGCTGAGATTGATAAGGTTAGCATTATTGGAGATAAGACTGTGCTTTGGCAGCAGGGATAG
- a CDS encoding alcohol dehydrogenase, with amino-acid sequence MDKALQAGLSAGMSAVSGFHSKKPNWADPETAGANVLPTSYCPEPSSRVEFPSPQKPVKASHICIGAWSWGDKSTWQWDEKQLPDVILAWKTLYEAGINFIDTAEAYGDGESERIIGELVKNIPRESIVIQTKYFSTPLKAANFIHPVDAPIKSLKASLQRMNLDYVDIYLVHGPIHPQSIATIAEGMAQCVEQGLAHSIGVANYDVEDVQKINDELAKFNIPLATNQCEYNILRRYPELTGNIEKCKASGMIFQSYSSLAQGRLTGKYTKDNPPPKSHRFSSYKMEDLEPVLETLQRVAERRRKSIAAVALNYNISKGVLPVVGIRNVEQAKCAIEALGWRLTDSEMAEIDKVSIIGDKTVLWQQG; translated from the coding sequence ATGGATAAAGCACTACAAGCTGGCCTTTCAGCAGGCATGTCCGCTGTATCGGGCTTTCATTCGAAGAAACCTAACTGGGCAGACCCAGAAACTGCTGGTGCCAACGTTCTTCCTACATCATACTGCCCAGAACCTAGTTCTCGTGTTGAGTTTCCGAGTCCTCAAAAGCCCGTAAAGGCTTCGCATATCTGTATTGGCGCTTGGTCGTGGGGCGACAAGTCTACATGGCAGTGGGATGAGAAACAGCTTCCTGATGTCATCTTGGCTTGGAAGACGCTATATGAAGCTGGTATCAATTTTATAGACACAGCTGAGGCATACGGTGACGGAGAGAGTGAGAGGATAATCGGAGAACTCGTCAAGAATATTCCTCGCGAAAGCATTGTTATACAGACGAAATACTTCAGCACTCCTCTGAAGGCTGCCAACTTTATACATCCCGTCGACGCGCCCATTAAGAGTCTCAAGGCCAGTCTTCAGCGCATGAACCTCGATTACGTCGACATTTACCTAGTCCACGGCCCAATTCATCCGCAAAGCATCGCCACTATTGCCGAAGGTATGGCTCAATGCGTTGAACAAGGCCTCGCCCATTCAATTGGCGTAGCCAACTATGATGTTGAAGACGTTCAGAAGATCAATGACGAGCTTGCAAAGTTCAACATTCCTCTCGCGACCAATCAATGCGAGTATAACATCCTCCGTCGCTACCCCGAACTCACCGGCAACATCGAGAAGTGCAAAGCTAGCGGCATGATATTCCAGTCATATTCATCTTTAGCCCAGGGTCGATTGACTGGCAAGTACACCAAGGATAACCCGCCGCCCAAGTCACACCGTTTCAGCAGCTATAAGATGGAAGACCTTGAGCCTGTACTTGAGACTTTGCAGAGAGTTGCTGAGAGACGACGCAAGAGTATTGCCGCTGTTGCGTTGAACTATAATATCAGCAAAGGGGTCCTGCCTGTTGTTGGAATCAGGAACGTTGAGCAGGCGAAGTGTGCTATTGAGGCCCTTGGATGGAGACTTACGGATAGTGAGATGGCTGAGATTGATAAGGTTAGCATTATTGGAGATAAGACTGTGCTTTGGCAGCAGGGATAG